In one Zonotrichia albicollis isolate bZonAlb1 chromosome 14, bZonAlb1.hap1, whole genome shotgun sequence genomic region, the following are encoded:
- the GPR50 gene encoding melatonin-related receptor isoform X3, which yields MGNIFVVSLSVADLVVAVYPYPLILSAIFHNGWTMGNVHCQISGFLMGLSVIGSIFNITAIAINRYCYICHSLRYDKLFNLKNTCCYLCLTWTLTVVAIVPNFFVGSLQYDPRIYSCTFAQTVSTSYTITVVVVHFIVPLSVVTFCYLRIWILVIQVKHRVRQDCKQKLRAADIRNFLTMFVVFVLFAVCWGPLNFIGLAVSINPSKVQPHIPEWLFVLSYFMAYFNSCLNAVIYGLLNQNFRKEYKRILLTLWTPRLLFIDVSKGGTEGVKSKHSPAITTNNNHAEIHL from the exons ATGG GCAACATCTTTGTTGTCAGCTTGTCCGTTGCAGACCTCGTGGTTGCAGTTTATCCGTACCCCCTGATCTTAAGTGCCATCTTCCACAATGGATGGACCATGGGAAACGTCCACTGCCAGATAAGTGGGTTCCTGATGGGCTTGAGTGTCATCGGGTCCATTTTCAACATCACGGCGATCGCCATCAACCGCTACTGCTACATCTGCCACAGCCTTCGGTACGACAAGCTCTTCAACCTGAAGAACACCTGCTGCTATCTCTGCCTCACCTGGACGCTCACGGTGGTGGCAATTGTGCCAAACTTCTTTGTTGGCTCCCTGCAGTATGACCCGCGGATTTACTCGTGCACCTTTGCCCAGACAGTGAGCACGTCATACACCATCACGGTGGTGGTGGTTCACTTCATCGTCCCGCTCTCCGTCGTGACCTTCTGCTACCTGCGCATCTGGATCCTGGTGATTCAGGTCAAACACCGCGTGAGACAAGACTGCAAGCAGAAACTCAGGGCGGCTGACATCCGAAACTTCTTGACTatgtttgtggtttttgtcCTTTTTGCTGTGTGCTGGGGACCATTAAATTTTATTGGCCTTGCTGTTTCAATTAATCCTTCAAAAGTACAGCCACACATTCCGGAATGGCTTTTTGTCCTGAGCTATTTTATGGCCTATTTTAACAGCTGCCTCAATGCTGTGATCTATGGACTTCTTAACCAGAATTTTCGGAAGGAATACAAAAGGATATTGCTGACACTGTGGACTCCCAGGCTGCTGTTCATTGATGTGTCCAAGGGCGGGACAGAAGGGGTGAAAAGCAAGCATTCTCCAGCCATAACAACCAACAACAACCACGCTGAAATACACCTATGA